A window from Theobroma cacao cultivar B97-61/B2 chromosome 3, Criollo_cocoa_genome_V2, whole genome shotgun sequence encodes these proteins:
- the LOC18606830 gene encoding uncharacterized protein LOC18606830 — protein sequence MAPDPDAEQEAQRLKALAETKYKNSNLKSALKHAKKAHRLFPNLEGISSMLTAFKILRAASQADASPDWYSILQVEPFSHINSIKKQYRKLALILHPDKNPYLGCEEAFKLVGEGFRIFSDKIRRKEYDMKLRIRIQEERVDGLEENGVVGETFWTACSRCRLLHKFERKYLGHNLVCPSCKKSFLAVEVDGEGGDGESTEEEEVVAAVSVSERLKRKMVSKEKMSSVKSVGLEGEKGSGETIRSVGLRRKVSDENLKEKERGGGDDGWGVGRLRSGGLRRRMSTVGEVLARSVAGKVDDGEEKRSRSKRVKVAEETMTLAEMKWEMKQKANQGREKLNLKEKVNKAGEKEKKRDRREPPKNRVSKIEKQKASEKSKDFEIGSQGPSKMSGNLGIMTRATKKISVDLEARTQEGGKKNQNSELTKQGTSRKKVKLDIKKRCGSKSGDMKIMAVEDSDFYDFDKDRLERNFKSGQVWAIYDDDDGMPRHYGLIEEVFTVNPFELKMSWLDFQNNGDDRLISWEKRGFHVSCGRFKAARKSSINSVNIFSHMVECERAAKELYRIYPKKGSVWALYNEAKSGAAGRNFSARDKHCYDIVVFLTTYSEIHGLSMAYLEKVDGFRTIFKRQEIGCQAIRWLEKDDIRLFSHQIPARKLSSDDVPDLLKDCWELDPTSLPPDLLAIGLES from the coding sequence ATGGCGCCCGACCCAGATGCAGAGCAAGAAGCACAACGCCTGAAAGCTCTGGCAGAAACCAAGTACAAGAATTCAAACCTGAAATCAGCTTTAAAACATGCCAAGAAAGCTCACCGTCTTTTTCCAAACCTAGAAGGCATCTCCTCAATGCTCACTGCTTTTAAAATTCTCCGGGCGGCCTCCCAAGCCGACGCTTCTCCAGACTGGTATAGTATCCTCCAGGTAGAACCCTTCTCCCACATAAATTCAATCAAGAAACAGTATAGGAAACTAGCATTGATTTTGCACCCTGACAAGAACCCATATTTAGGATGTGAAGAAGCGTTTAAGCTTGTGGGTGAAGGGTTTAGGATATTTTCTGATAAGATAAGGAGGAAAGAATATGATATGAAGCTTAGGATTAGGATTCAGGAGGAAAGGGTTGATGGGTTGGAAGAGAATGGTGTAGTAGGTGAGACGTTTTGGACTGCGTGTTCGAGGTGTAGGTTGTTGCATAAGTTTGAAAGGAAGTATTTGGGGCATAATTTGGTCTGCCCAAGTTGTAAGAAGAGCTTTTTGGCAGTGGAGGTTGACGGAGAAGGTGGTGACGGTGAAAGTACAGAGGAGGAGGAGGTGGTGGCCGCAGTCAGTGTAAGTGAGAGGTTGAAGCGGAAGATGGTTTCGAAGGAGAAAATGAGTAGTGTTAAAAGTGTTGGATTGGAGGGGGAAAAGGGTAGTGGTGAGACAATTAGGAGTGTGGGGttaaggaggaaagtgagtgatgagaatttgaaggagaaagagagaggtgGTGGTGATGATGGGTGGGGTGTGGGGAGATTGAGGAGTGGGGGTTTGAGGAGGAGGATGAGTACTGTTGGGGAGGTATTGGCAAGGTCTGTAGCCGGGAAGGTGGATGATGGCGAGGAGAAGAGATCAAGGTCAAAGAGGGTAAAAGTTGCAGAGGAGACAATGACACTTGCAGAAATGAAGTGGGAAATGAAGCAAAAGGCAAATCAAGGAAGGGaaaaattgaatctaaaagaAAAGGTGAACAAGGCAGgtgaaaaggagaagaaaagagataGACGTGAGCCTCCAAAAAATAGAGTTTCAAAGATTGAGAAACAGAAGGCATCGGAGAAGAGTAAGGATTTTGAGATTGGGAGTCAAGGACCTTCAAAGATGAGTGGAAATTTGGGGATTATGACACGTGCAACTAAGAAAATAAGTGTAGATTTGGAAGCTAGGACTCAAGAAGGTGGGAAGAAGAATCAAAATTCAGAGCTCACAAAGCAAGGGACTTCAAGAAAGAAAGTGAAGTTGGACATTAAGAAGCGTTGTGGTTCAAAGAGTGGGGACATGAAGATTATGGCTGTGGAGGATTCAGATTTCTATGATTTTGATAAAGATAGATTGGAGAGGAATTTTAAAAGCGGGCAAGTGTGGGCTatatatgatgatgatgatggaatGCCTAGGCATTATGGTTTGATTGAGGAAGTATTTACAGTAAATCCTTTTGAATTGAAGATGAGTTGGTTGGACTTTCAGAATAACGGGGATGACAGATTGATTAGTTGGGAGAAAAGGGGATTTCATGTATCTTGTGGGAGATTTAAGGCCGCCAGGAAGAGTTCCATAAACTCTGTGAATATCTTTTCACACATGGTAGAATGTGAAAGGGCAGCAAAGGAACTTTATAGGATTTATCCAAAGAAGGGCTCAGTTTGGGCACTTTATAATGAAGCTAAATCAGGTGCAGCAGGAAGAAACTTTTCAGCTAGAGATAAACACTGCTATGACATAGTTGTGTTTTTAACTACCTACAGTGAGATTCATGGATTGAGCATGGCATATCTTGAGAAAGTTGATGGATTCAGGACAATATTTAAAAGACAGGAGATTGGGTGTCAGGCTATTAGATGGCTTGAAAAAGATGATATTCGGTTGTTTTCGCATCAGATTCCTGCTCGAAAGCTTTCTAGCGATGATGTCCCTGATCTTTTGAAAGACTGCTGGGAACTTGATCCTACTTCACTTCCTCCCGACCTTCTTGCTATTGGCTTGGAAAGTTGA
- the LOC18606831 gene encoding transcription factor IWS1, protein MDSYRDEEGEPIMDYDDIQSDPGSPEPRQDLLDDVEDDMEDWGRRERSQTPVYDTDKVGKPRKRLVKKGGSMGKESMDAPELLDEDEDANFGREGSESDARKRKKKEKSLKEKKYGGGGEKGTVTKLGKSEEVNEMWEWVNPENDQEGVRTMDDDDFIDDSGVDPADRYGSDNEARSPGDAPQAEEDGEDPEIKDLFKMGKKRKKNEKSPAEIALLVENVMAELEVTAEEDAELNRQGKPAINKLKKLPLLTEVLSKKQLQPEFLDHGVLTLLKNWLEPLPDGSLPNINIRAAILRILTDFPIDLEQHDRREQLKRSGLGKVIMFLSKSDEETTSNRKLAKDLVDKWSRPIFNKSTRFEDMRNIDDDRVPLRRPSVKRPANRAAAMESRDGDFDLDISRDHKSGRSSSGQHASRTESSSRLHASRPEATPMDFVVRPQSKIDPDEIRARAKQVVQDQRRQKMSKKLLQLKAPKKKQLQATKLSVEGRGMLKYL, encoded by the exons ATGGATTC TTATCGCGATGAGGAAGGAGAGCCGATTATGGACTATGACGACATTCAATCCGACCCCGGTTCTCCGGAGCCGCGACAAGACCTTCTTGATGACGTGGAGGATGACATGGAGGATTGGGGCCGACGAGAACGGTCGCAGACGCCGGTTTACGATACTGATAAGGTCGGGAAGCCGAGAAAAAGACTGGTCAAGAAAGGGGGCTCTATGGGAAAAGAGAGTATGGATGCCCCTGAGTTGttagatgaagatgaagatgcCAATTTTGGGAGGGAAGGATCGGAGTCGGATGccaggaagaggaagaagaaggagaagagtCTCAAGGAGAAAAAGTATGGGGGTGGTGGTGAAAAAGGAACTGTTACGAAGTTGGGGAAGTCAGAGGAAGTGAATGAGATGTGGGAGTGGGTTAATCCtgag AATGATCAAGAGGGTGTTAGGACTATGGATGATGATGACTTCATAGATGACAGTGGTGTTGACCCTGCAGACAGATATGGGAGTGACAATGAAGCAAGGTCACCTGGTGATGCCCCTCAG GCAGAGGAAGACGGTGAGGATCCTGAGATTAAGGATTTATTCAAGATgggtaaaaaaagaaagaagaatgagaaaagcCCTGCAGAAATTGCATTACTGGTTGAGAATGTTATGGCTGAGCTTGAGGTAACTGCTGAAGAAGATGCAGAGCTTAATAGACAAGGGAAGCCCGCGATTAATAAACTCAAGAAGTTGCCACTTCTTACTGAGGTTCTCTCAAA GAAGCAGCTTCAACCAGAATTCTTAGATCATGGAGTTTTAACCTTGTTGAAGAATTGGCTCGAACCCCTTCCTGATGGAAGCTTACCAAATATAAATATCCGTGCAGCAATTTTGAGGATATTGACTGAT TTTCCAATTGATCTAGAGCAGCATGATAGAAGGGAGCAACTAAAGAGGAGTGGTCTTGGAAAG GTGATTATGTTTTTATCAAAATCTGATGAGGAAACCACTTCCAACAGAAAACTTGCTAAGGATTTGGTCGATAAATGG AGTAGACCAATCTTTAATAAGAGCACAAGGTTTGAGGACATGagaaatattgatgatgatagGGTTCCCTTGCGAAGGCCTTCTGTGAAAAG ACCTGCAAATAGAGCTGCTGCAATGGAATCTAGAGATGGTGATTTTGATTTGGATATTTCTCG AGACCACAAGTCTGGTCGATCATCATCAGGTCAACATGCTTCAAGGACAGAATCTTCTTCAAGGCTGCATGCTTCAAGGCCAGAAGCAACGCCAATGGATTTTGTTGTGCGTCCCCAGTCTAAGATTGATCCAGATGAAATTAGAGCACGTGCGAAACAAGTTGTACAAGATCAGCGTCGtcaaaag